From a single Anaerolineales bacterium genomic region:
- a CDS encoding sigma-70 family RNA polymerase sigma factor: protein MTENQSLHNLIRMMGNGDPTAFNVLYMKMRQPLYDKMWWKYRHTLTKEDVEDIVHNTFLKVQLYAARYNGLHNDASAKNWMYKIANSEALKIIQMNNRLSNTLDDPGDGYFAEHRPAVPERNRHSSGSKQEGRHSVEEQVERTLSLREMNDHVRNLRPDEQRMLARRFEEQRTFEQIGDEIGRTKPRAKQIIDGLLGKIRTSMGLDSEDQ, encoded by the coding sequence GTGACAGAGAATCAAAGCCTGCATAATTTGATCCGAATGATGGGCAACGGCGATCCCACAGCCTTCAATGTGCTCTACATGAAGATGCGCCAGCCGCTATACGATAAGATGTGGTGGAAATACCGACACACACTCACCAAGGAGGACGTGGAGGATATCGTGCACAATACGTTTCTGAAGGTCCAACTCTATGCAGCAAGATACAACGGTCTGCACAATGATGCCAGCGCGAAGAACTGGATGTACAAAATCGCCAACAGCGAAGCGTTGAAGATCATCCAAATGAACAACCGCTTGTCCAACACCCTGGATGATCCCGGAGATGGGTATTTTGCAGAGCACCGTCCCGCCGTCCCTGAAAGGAACCGCCATTCCAGCGGTTCGAAACAGGAGGGCAGACACTCTGTCGAGGAGCAAGTTGAGAGGACATTGTCCCTCAGGGAAATGAACGACCATGTCAGGAACCTCCGTCCCGACGAACAGCGGATGCTGGCGCGTCGGTTTGAAGAGCAGCGTACGTTCGAACAGATTGGAGATGAGATCGGCAGGACAAAACCGAGGGCAAAACAGATCATCGACGGATTGCTCGGCAAGATCCGCACCTCGATGGGGTTGGATTCGGAAGACCAATAA
- a CDS encoding tubulin-like doman-containing protein: MQTEIRFEPTLFIFLGTSSAQIGWRLKDLLRKAYGDVPILRFLWVDADSTVDPYISSWFLPVERVELTGFNGDAVLANINNFPAIRSWWNREARLKAGFINRGAGQMRPIGRLSLFRMYNDRNAGPAFIDKLRVACESIQQIENIDATERMTNDGMRFIVERGSARVVIFFSTCGGTGSSMSFDLAYLCRHLLREVNPTLLSVALLPSIMDKAIKNETPTQRERIRANTYAWFKESGYLIENPHWNVAYPEGAPLNVQAPPFDMNFVVDIGNQAGNRLNSEDDIFNMIAAAVFLDTGSSIGGAIRGFNANVSVLLDEYQGKRRAYSSLAAASLVYPVDKILGYSSARLGQAIIRDACLANPDPRETAEVAAALLGRLHLRDEQVLEDLLNGHQVGSLNVPAIRKSENVEEIRRLLALQEESNAREREYLKGRMGEKTQGLLRQATQQLGQEVFELVMRRGVRFAQAVLNHLITETATLEHVPDTTRSLYGFKTRLGQLGTNEANLMQVEQNYVKAREHLRAMSGDAIRSAQRTFFKKAWLEGVNRARNDCLTWMGEFNSQTLQLHAQRQAANLYEQLGDQARKLKSTVSVIQQTLGRVVDRLEEIASNHLKPTSADHEIYELTVEAVGTDYIESFHHSHVTALDPAAVYQSFGECAGTESLDHLASWSEGEWTERLKSHARTYFLQEVEQTSLLQAMSQFYGRQAPHKIEEQFNRLVRYCHPFWQYDANSGIQGQEGKSIIGIEDEHSDLIPQKYRDDPQYEVKSTGFKHRIDFARVQHGLPAFLLRDMHDYKAYYDLKRKGLDPLHVFPDAFHADEVIPEEKLEARHIFASAAAFGYVIQVGTFYYFDPEKEYVNRNIRPQREFRLDQGREKAEDAFVQRDDFLRTSEGLIERDIVNMGNQAAIRLLEERIAEYKQALSRMAPDGDLRRQYEDEIRALAAKQQQLGKL; the protein is encoded by the coding sequence ATGCAAACCGAGATCCGTTTTGAACCCACCTTGTTCATCTTCCTTGGCACCAGTTCGGCGCAGATCGGCTGGCGTCTGAAGGACCTGCTTCGCAAGGCATACGGCGACGTCCCGATCCTGCGCTTCCTGTGGGTGGATGCCGACAGCACCGTCGACCCCTATATTTCCTCGTGGTTCCTGCCGGTGGAACGCGTGGAACTGACCGGCTTCAACGGCGATGCGGTCCTTGCGAATATCAACAACTTTCCGGCGATTCGAAGCTGGTGGAACCGCGAAGCCCGCCTGAAAGCTGGCTTTATCAACCGCGGCGCCGGCCAAATGCGCCCGATTGGGCGACTTTCGCTCTTCCGCATGTACAACGATCGCAACGCCGGTCCGGCCTTCATCGATAAATTGAGAGTCGCCTGTGAATCCATCCAGCAGATCGAAAACATCGACGCCACCGAACGCATGACCAACGATGGCATGCGCTTCATCGTGGAACGCGGCAGCGCCCGGGTGGTCATATTTTTCTCCACCTGCGGCGGTACGGGCAGTTCCATGAGCTTCGATCTCGCCTATCTCTGCCGTCATCTGTTGAGGGAGGTCAACCCTACGCTCCTGTCCGTGGCGTTGCTGCCGTCCATCATGGACAAGGCCATCAAGAACGAGACGCCGACCCAGCGTGAGCGCATCCGGGCGAACACCTATGCCTGGTTCAAGGAGAGCGGATACCTGATCGAAAATCCGCATTGGAACGTCGCCTATCCGGAGGGGGCTCCGCTGAACGTGCAGGCGCCCCCGTTCGACATGAATTTCGTCGTGGACATTGGTAACCAGGCGGGAAACCGGCTGAATTCTGAGGATGATATCTTCAACATGATTGCGGCCGCAGTATTTCTGGACACCGGATCTTCGATCGGCGGCGCCATCCGCGGCTTCAATGCCAACGTGAGCGTGCTCCTGGACGAATATCAGGGCAAGCGCCGGGCGTACAGTTCCCTGGCGGCGGCATCGCTTGTGTACCCGGTTGACAAGATCCTGGGATATTCCAGCGCGCGGCTTGGTCAAGCCATCATCAGGGATGCCTGTCTCGCCAATCCCGATCCCAGGGAAACGGCCGAGGTTGCCGCTGCATTGCTGGGTCGTTTGCACCTGCGTGATGAGCAGGTCCTGGAGGACCTGCTGAACGGTCATCAGGTGGGCAGCCTCAACGTGCCGGCCATCCGAAAATCGGAGAACGTGGAGGAAATCAGGCGCCTGCTGGCCCTGCAGGAGGAAAGCAACGCCCGCGAGCGGGAATACCTCAAGGGCAGGATGGGCGAAAAGACCCAGGGGCTCCTTCGCCAAGCCACGCAGCAGCTTGGGCAGGAGGTCTTCGAACTCGTCATGCGGCGCGGTGTGCGGTTTGCCCAGGCCGTACTCAATCATCTGATCACCGAAACCGCCACCCTGGAACACGTCCCCGACACCACCCGTTCCCTGTACGGCTTCAAAACACGCCTTGGGCAACTCGGCACCAATGAAGCCAATTTAATGCAGGTAGAGCAGAATTACGTCAAAGCCCGCGAACACCTGAGGGCCATGTCCGGGGATGCCATCCGTTCGGCGCAACGGACATTTTTCAAAAAAGCGTGGCTGGAGGGAGTGAACCGCGCCCGCAACGACTGTCTGACCTGGATGGGTGAATTCAACTCTCAGACCCTCCAATTGCATGCCCAACGACAGGCAGCCAACCTGTACGAACAACTGGGCGACCAGGCCCGCAAGTTGAAATCCACCGTCTCCGTCATTCAGCAGACCCTTGGACGGGTGGTCGACAGGCTGGAGGAAATTGCGAGCAACCACCTGAAACCGACTTCCGCCGATCATGAAATCTATGAATTGACGGTTGAGGCGGTCGGCACGGATTACATCGAGTCCTTCCACCACTCCCATGTCACGGCGCTGGATCCCGCGGCGGTCTATCAATCCTTCGGGGAATGCGCCGGGACGGAGAGTCTGGACCACCTTGCCAGTTGGAGCGAGGGCGAATGGACAGAGCGCTTGAAATCCCATGCCCGTACGTACTTCCTTCAGGAGGTGGAGCAGACCTCCCTGCTTCAGGCCATGTCGCAATTCTATGGGCGGCAGGCGCCGCACAAGATCGAGGAGCAGTTCAACCGGCTGGTTCGGTATTGTCACCCGTTCTGGCAGTACGACGCCAACAGCGGCATTCAGGGACAGGAGGGCAAAAGCATCATCGGGATCGAGGATGAACACAGCGACCTGATCCCGCAGAAATACCGGGACGACCCGCAGTATGAGGTGAAGTCCACCGGCTTTAAACACCGCATCGATTTTGCGCGCGTCCAGCACGGGCTGCCGGCCTTCCTGCTGCGGGACATGCATGATTACAAAGCCTACTATGACCTGAAACGCAAGGGGCTGGATCCGCTGCACGTGTTTCCGGATGCATTTCATGCCGATGAGGTCATTCCCGAGGAAAAACTGGAGGCGCGCCACATTTTCGCCTCGGCTGCGGCATTTGGCTATGTGATCCAGGTCGGCACGTTCTATTATTTCGACCCCGAAAAGGAGTATGTCAACCGGAACATCCGCCCGCAACGCGAATTTCGCCTGGACCAGGGACGGGAAAAAGCGGAGGATGCCTTTGTCCAGCGGGACGATTTCCTGCGCACGTCCGAGGGCTTGATCGAACGGGACATTGTCAACATGGGCAACCAGGCGGCCATCCGTCTGCTGGAGGAGCGGATCGCCGAATACAAGCAGGCCCTCTCACGCATGGCGCCGGATGGCGATTTGCGCAGGCAGTACGAGGACGAAATCCGCGCCCTGGCTGCCAAACAGCAACAGTTGGGAAAATTGTAG
- a CDS encoding VWA domain-containing protein has protein sequence MKRIIFLIVMGAGLLNPAMPPADPPPVAEHITALLVMDNSGSMKTNDPEDLRFTGIRLFASLMSRGDALGVILFSAQANSLTDGIITLDAPNAGVPHLRGLQFPPAEGYTDLKSALELARDLLERSNQSAGKTVLILLTDGKPELPGHHPQYEQQTLAAARDLNVPIMAIALTSAAQTPFLDRLAYSTGGSVTPAGDASDLLDAYLKVLGQIKDRTVISFEAAGSEGILEIGQSLAPYVNSVTFVGAKSGGNPIVLLGPDDRPMSSDLSPDPRFSLFTLQDPAGGRYTFRSLSGGQVRAWAILQTRLRVEILSPAAIHPQGKAMRLEVNLLEETSAGHFTKIIGEAAFSAHIVNPDGTHSSLDRFFDDGTNGDLTAGDGIFTRLYPDTQLPGGYQVAIQGWKGTIPVQTDKLVQVLPFPEIQVLSPLGPSEVRGAPLEVRVHLTEAETLEQGRLFAVITDPGGGLQEMELLGGEIFSGTFLPLEDGTYHARIELRDGLAYGTDYQTQIGHVFAVSIIPYARVLAGQIHPPLACIPLSNEVRLLLDVTASQAGAIRFSSPGLDITPDMVNVRKGQQEVRLNFLPPSAGSGGVPFRAEIFMDGLDGLEVQPGALEIVIPSATLWTRCAQPLRWGGALLIVALVAGLSIRRAKTGMRPLPVRGTLRHWTVADPSGSAEEVDLTEYGKPALLIGNSTLCDVVIVNAGLDPEHARLLAGQSPQGSDLALEPVGAVIKGYSRLTTRFILKHGDIVSMGSRQFQYLSDSGE, from the coding sequence ATGAAACGCATCATATTCCTGATCGTGATGGGAGCTGGTCTCCTAAACCCGGCAATGCCGCCCGCCGATCCGCCGCCTGTCGCAGAACACATCACCGCGCTCCTGGTCATGGATAACTCGGGCAGTATGAAGACGAATGACCCGGAAGATCTGCGCTTCACCGGAATTCGTCTCTTCGCCTCGTTGATGAGCCGCGGGGATGCCCTGGGGGTGATCCTGTTCTCCGCCCAGGCGAACAGCCTGACAGACGGCATCATCACGCTCGATGCGCCCAATGCCGGCGTGCCGCACCTGCGGGGACTGCAATTCCCGCCTGCGGAGGGATATACCGACCTCAAGTCGGCGTTGGAGCTGGCGCGTGACCTGTTGGAGCGTTCCAACCAGTCCGCAGGAAAAACAGTGCTGATCCTGCTCACGGATGGAAAACCCGAATTGCCGGGACACCATCCGCAGTATGAACAGCAGACATTGGCTGCGGCGCGTGACCTGAACGTGCCCATCATGGCCATCGCGTTGACATCCGCGGCGCAAACCCCATTCCTGGATCGGCTTGCCTATTCCACTGGTGGCAGCGTGACTCCAGCCGGGGATGCCAGCGACCTGCTTGATGCCTATCTCAAGGTTCTCGGACAGATCAAGGACCGCACGGTAATCAGCTTTGAAGCAGCGGGGTCGGAAGGCATCCTGGAAATCGGGCAGTCGCTTGCCCCCTACGTTAACTCCGTCACCTTTGTCGGCGCAAAATCCGGCGGCAATCCCATTGTCCTGCTGGGACCGGACGACCGGCCAATGTCCAGCGATCTTTCACCGGATCCTCGTTTTTCCCTGTTCACCCTGCAGGATCCGGCGGGCGGGCGGTACACCTTCCGTTCCCTCTCAGGCGGGCAGGTCAGGGCGTGGGCGATCCTGCAAACCCGGCTGCGGGTTGAAATCCTGTCCCCCGCCGCCATTCATCCCCAGGGCAAGGCCATGCGGCTGGAGGTGAATCTCCTGGAGGAGACCTCCGCCGGACACTTCACAAAGATCATCGGGGAAGCGGCCTTCAGCGCCCACATCGTCAATCCCGACGGGACGCACTCCAGCCTTGATCGGTTCTTCGACGACGGCACAAACGGCGATCTCACGGCGGGGGACGGCATTTTCACGCGCCTTTATCCGGACACACAACTGCCAGGGGGGTATCAAGTGGCGATCCAGGGCTGGAAGGGAACGATCCCGGTTCAAACGGATAAACTGGTGCAGGTCCTCCCATTCCCTGAAATCCAGGTCCTTTCGCCATTGGGTCCATCGGAGGTGCGCGGCGCCCCGCTTGAGGTTCGGGTTCATCTGACCGAAGCGGAGACCCTGGAGCAGGGCAGGCTGTTTGCCGTTATCACCGATCCGGGCGGGGGACTGCAGGAGATGGAATTGCTGGGAGGGGAAATATTTTCTGGAACATTTCTGCCGCTGGAGGACGGCACCTACCACGCCCGCATTGAACTGCGGGATGGCCTTGCATACGGCACAGATTATCAGACCCAAATTGGGCATGTCTTCGCCGTCTCCATCATTCCCTATGCGCGCGTATTGGCGGGGCAGATTCATCCACCGCTTGCATGTATTCCACTATCCAACGAGGTGCGCCTGCTGCTTGATGTCACTGCCAGCCAGGCGGGTGCCATACGCTTCTCATCGCCCGGACTCGATATCACCCCCGATATGGTGAATGTCAGAAAAGGGCAGCAGGAGGTGCGTTTGAACTTCCTGCCGCCATCGGCAGGTTCAGGGGGTGTTCCATTCCGGGCGGAAATCTTCATGGATGGATTGGATGGACTGGAGGTTCAACCGGGCGCGCTTGAAATCGTCATCCCGTCCGCGACGCTTTGGACGCGCTGCGCCCAGCCCCTCCGTTGGGGAGGCGCGCTCCTGATTGTGGCGTTGGTTGCCGGGCTGTCCATCCGGCGGGCGAAAACCGGCATGCGCCCGCTGCCCGTGCGCGGCACGCTGCGACATTGGACGGTTGCGGATCCATCCGGGTCGGCGGAGGAGGTTGACTTAACAGAATACGGCAAACCCGCTCTATTGATTGGAAACTCCACGCTTTGTGATGTGGTGATCGTCAATGCGGGGCTCGATCCCGAGCACGCCAGGCTGCTCGCGGGGCAATCCCCCCAAGGAAGCGATCTGGCTTTGGAGCCGGTCGGTGCCGTCATCAAAGGATACAGCCGGCTGACCACCCGCTTTATCCTGAAACATGGGGACATTGTCTCGATGGGATCGCGCCAGTTTCAATACCTAAGTGACAGCGGTGAATGA